One part of the Ruegeria sp. AD91A genome encodes these proteins:
- a CDS encoding beta-galactosidase produces MSKLELGVCYYPEQWGPSQWRSDAARMAEMGLDWVRIAEFTWGLIEPARGQFRWDWLDEVIEVLGQAGLRVMMSTPTAAPPKWLIDEHPEILPVGPDGGVRGYGSRRHYCFSSDVYLAEAHRIATEYAARYGQNPHVHAWQIDNEYNDHDTALSYSDAARAGFRRWLAQRYGTIDALNETWGTVFWGTCYSGFDQIELPNGLVATPNPTHALDFMRYSSDRVRLFNKTQVDVLRKHAPGRDITHNFMAGSFEFDHHAVAADLDVVGFDSYPLGNLMGSTLSETEKRRYLRTGAPDYQGFHCDLYRSQGQGRMWVLEQQPGPVDWAAQNPSPAEGMVRLWTWAAYAHGAQAVMFFRWRQAKFAQEQYHTALLRADGSADQAALELVQVVKDCENLPPTTRRKASVAMMLDYASIWAADILPHDDHFPNSHIFREWYTALRSLGVDIDFVGPEDGLDGYALIVLPQSMIVTPDLAARLDASGAKLLIGARSGSKTPQMHTPSNLAPGALANLTGVRIARVESLPDIARESVQLQNGQLFDFSGWREIVETEENVLARFKSAYCDASPAVIRSDRATYLAMVPSGALLRVIMRDVLEWAGLKPLDCDPDMRLTRRGTLHFAFNFGDMSKPLPEGGARRMLIGSDPVGAHDFTVWQEN; encoded by the coding sequence ATGAGCAAACTGGAGCTTGGGGTTTGCTACTATCCCGAACAATGGGGCCCGTCCCAGTGGCGCAGTGACGCCGCGCGGATGGCCGAGATGGGTTTGGATTGGGTTCGGATCGCCGAGTTCACCTGGGGTCTGATTGAACCGGCACGCGGTCAGTTTCGCTGGGACTGGCTGGATGAAGTCATTGAGGTTCTGGGGCAGGCCGGCCTGCGGGTCATGATGTCGACGCCAACGGCTGCACCTCCCAAATGGCTGATTGATGAGCACCCCGAAATCCTGCCGGTTGGCCCGGACGGTGGGGTCAGAGGGTATGGGTCGCGCAGACATTATTGCTTTTCCAGTGACGTATATCTGGCCGAGGCGCACAGAATAGCGACGGAATATGCCGCCAGATATGGCCAGAACCCTCATGTCCATGCCTGGCAGATCGACAATGAGTACAACGACCACGACACCGCTCTCAGCTATTCTGATGCTGCACGGGCAGGCTTTCGGCGCTGGCTGGCACAACGATACGGCACAATCGACGCACTGAACGAGACCTGGGGGACCGTGTTTTGGGGGACCTGCTATTCCGGCTTTGACCAGATTGAACTGCCCAACGGTTTGGTCGCCACACCCAACCCCACGCATGCGCTGGATTTCATGCGCTATTCCTCGGATCGGGTACGGCTGTTCAACAAGACACAGGTGGATGTACTGCGAAAACACGCGCCGGGTCGCGATATCACGCACAACTTCATGGCCGGCAGTTTCGAGTTTGATCACCACGCAGTGGCCGCAGATCTGGATGTCGTCGGCTTTGACAGCTACCCGCTGGGCAATCTGATGGGCTCAACCCTGTCAGAGACAGAAAAGCGCCGCTATCTGCGGACCGGTGCGCCAGACTATCAGGGGTTTCATTGCGATTTGTATCGCAGTCAGGGGCAGGGTCGGATGTGGGTGCTGGAACAGCAACCGGGGCCGGTGGACTGGGCGGCTCAGAATCCTTCTCCGGCAGAGGGAATGGTTCGGCTTTGGACGTGGGCAGCTTATGCCCATGGCGCGCAAGCTGTGATGTTCTTTCGATGGCGACAGGCAAAGTTCGCGCAGGAACAATACCATACAGCTTTGCTGCGCGCGGATGGTAGTGCCGATCAAGCCGCTCTTGAGCTGGTTCAGGTTGTGAAAGATTGCGAAAACTTGCCGCCGACGACGCGCAGGAAAGCCTCGGTGGCGATGATGCTGGATTACGCTTCGATCTGGGCGGCCGATATCCTGCCGCATGATGATCACTTTCCCAATTCCCATATCTTTCGCGAATGGTACACTGCCTTGCGCAGTCTGGGGGTGGACATTGATTTTGTGGGGCCCGAGGATGGCCTGGACGGTTACGCCCTGATCGTACTTCCGCAAAGCATGATTGTGACCCCGGATCTGGCCGCAAGACTTGATGCTTCCGGGGCAAAGCTTTTGATTGGCGCCCGGTCCGGCAGCAAAACGCCGCAAATGCACACCCCTTCAAATCTGGCCCCGGGTGCGCTGGCAAACTTGACCGGCGTTCGTATTGCCCGCGTCGAATCGCTTCCTGATATCGCGCGGGAATCCGTACAACTGCAAAACGGTCAGCTCTTTGACTTTAGTGGGTGGCGCGAAATCGTCGAGACCGAGGAAAATGTCCTGGCCCGCTTCAAAAGTGCCTACTGTGACGCCAGCCCAGCGGTCATCCGGTCAGATCGCGCAACATATCTGGCCATGGTCCCCAGCGGTGCGCTCTTGCGGGTGATTATGCGGGATGTCCTGGAATGGGCGGGGCTGAAGCCTCTGGACTGCGATCCCGACATGCGCTTAACCCGGCGCGGTACGTTGCATTTTGCCTTCAATTTTGGTGACATGTCCAAACCCCTGCCTGAAGGTGGAGCGCGACGCATGCTGATTGGCTCTGATCCGGTCGGTGCGCACGATTTCACTGTTTGGCAGGAAAACTAA
- a CDS encoding extracellular solute-binding protein translates to MTKHSTLSRRSVLKSAGAAALAAPLYSKSALASSGEINILMWSDYLPPSFIEEFETLTGIKVNYTGIGSNEEIINKMKATKGQGFDIVSPTNNRSLQWEPLELLQPFDMNKVPIDLVNPAMAKIGTDAWDFGGSGAHWLPHIWGTEGIAYRTDLWLPEGDAPSYGDVWSEANAGKTMGRAHSMMLGAGLYMERAGEMEPGSVWAAYGDEDTMRKVWGQITDWCVARKDRIKLIWNDADTQKNGLLNEGVIVGQTWDGPPLALKSAGEPVHYQAPVEGAMAWVDGISMPTGAANIDQVYAFIDFAYQAKPAGVAIDSHGYNSPVLGADQYSGDTYKKNFAEAYPGDSLANLNPWPAEAPWYAETRTEFVNKFKSA, encoded by the coding sequence ATGACTAAACATTCGACTCTTTCGAGACGCTCTGTGCTGAAAAGCGCGGGCGCCGCGGCACTTGCGGCACCCCTGTACAGCAAGAGCGCTCTGGCTTCGTCGGGCGAAATCAACATTCTAATGTGGTCGGATTATCTACCGCCCAGCTTCATCGAAGAGTTTGAGACCCTTACGGGAATCAAAGTGAACTACACCGGTATCGGCTCGAATGAAGAAATCATCAACAAGATGAAGGCCACCAAAGGTCAGGGCTTTGATATTGTTTCACCGACCAACAACCGCTCGCTTCAGTGGGAGCCGTTGGAGCTGTTGCAGCCTTTTGACATGAACAAGGTTCCGATCGATCTGGTGAACCCTGCCATGGCCAAGATTGGCACCGACGCTTGGGACTTTGGTGGTTCCGGTGCGCACTGGCTGCCGCATATCTGGGGTACAGAAGGCATCGCATATCGTACTGACTTGTGGCTGCCGGAAGGTGACGCTCCGTCGTATGGCGATGTGTGGTCGGAAGCGAACGCTGGCAAAACCATGGGCCGCGCGCATTCGATGATGCTGGGTGCAGGTCTTTACATGGAACGCGCTGGCGAAATGGAGCCGGGTTCGGTCTGGGCCGCGTACGGTGATGAAGACACCATGCGCAAGGTTTGGGGCCAGATCACCGACTGGTGCGTCGCCCGCAAGGATCGCATCAAGCTTATCTGGAACGATGCCGATACACAGAAAAACGGCCTGTTGAATGAAGGCGTTATTGTAGGTCAAACTTGGGACGGCCCGCCACTTGCACTGAAGTCCGCAGGCGAGCCAGTGCATTATCAGGCACCTGTCGAAGGTGCGATGGCTTGGGTGGATGGTATATCTATGCCGACTGGTGCTGCGAATATCGACCAGGTTTACGCCTTCATCGACTTCGCCTATCAGGCCAAGCCTGCCGGTGTTGCCATTGACAGCCACGGCTACAACTCGCCGGTGCTGGGTGCTGACCAATATTCCGGCGACACCTACAAGAAGAACTTTGCCGAAGCCTATCCGGGCGACTCGCTGGCCAACCTCAATCCGTGGCCGGCCGAAGCGCCTTGGTACGCCGAAACCCGGACCGAGTTCGTCAACAAATTCAAGAGCGCTTAA
- a CDS encoding ABC transporter ATP-binding protein: MSAGVGVDLENLWIRFGDFVAVRDANVNINGGDFFSFLGPSGCGKTTILRAVSGFLEPSEGNVLIGGNNMRGIGPNKRPTALIFQNLALFPLMKVWENITFSMEIKGASAAERRRRADELLDMIALPGQGDKLPSELSGGQRQRVAIARALCAEPDVLLLDEPLSALDLKLRQHMRTELREIQQRVGITFIYITHDQGEALTMSDNIAVMRAGVIDQIADGKTIYNDPNTAFAASFVGENNVFRGKVKQVMGTEALISTNRSGDLVARISTANQGKMKEGDDAMMFIRPEAFAIAPEGATGDHFVTARVNHEEFEGNAFNIFTEGEGGKEIKVSIPNHGQSFDDHTGQNITLEYETHNAVVVPAGELAAE, from the coding sequence ATGAGTGCAGGGGTCGGAGTCGATCTGGAAAACCTGTGGATCCGTTTCGGTGACTTCGTCGCCGTGCGCGATGCAAACGTCAACATCAACGGAGGCGATTTCTTTTCGTTCCTCGGGCCATCCGGCTGCGGTAAAACAACCATACTAAGGGCTGTTTCGGGCTTTCTTGAACCGAGCGAAGGCAATGTTCTGATTGGCGGCAACAATATGCGCGGTATCGGGCCCAACAAGCGTCCGACAGCGCTGATCTTTCAGAATCTCGCTTTGTTCCCGCTGATGAAAGTCTGGGAAAACATTACGTTTTCCATGGAAATCAAAGGGGCCAGTGCTGCCGAGCGCCGCAGGCGTGCCGATGAGCTTCTGGACATGATTGCGTTGCCGGGGCAGGGAGACAAACTGCCAAGCGAATTGTCGGGCGGTCAGCGTCAGCGTGTGGCGATCGCTCGCGCTCTGTGCGCGGAACCGGACGTGCTGTTGCTGGATGAACCTCTGTCGGCGCTTGACCTGAAACTGCGCCAGCACATGCGGACCGAACTCCGTGAGATTCAGCAACGGGTCGGTATTACCTTTATCTACATCACGCACGATCAAGGCGAAGCGCTGACGATGTCAGACAATATCGCCGTCATGCGCGCCGGCGTGATTGACCAGATTGCCGACGGAAAAACGATCTATAACGATCCCAACACGGCTTTTGCTGCCTCTTTTGTTGGCGAAAACAATGTGTTCCGAGGAAAAGTCAAACAGGTGATGGGCACCGAAGCTTTGATCTCGACCAACCGCTCGGGTGATCTGGTGGCACGGATCTCAACTGCCAATCAGGGCAAGATGAAAGAAGGCGACGACGCGATGATGTTCATCCGACCCGAAGCCTTCGCCATTGCTCCTGAAGGGGCAACGGGAGATCATTTTGTCACTGCCCGGGTTAACCATGAAGAGTTCGAAGGAAACGCATTCAATATCTTTACCGAGGGTGAAGGCGGCAAGGAAATCAAGGTCTCGATCCCCAACCACGGGCAATCTTTCGACGATCACACCGGGCAGAACATCACGCTGGAATACGAAACGCATAATGCCGTCGTTGTTCCTGCCGGTGAACTGGCCGCAGAATAA
- a CDS encoding ABC transporter permease, with protein MPHFLKEFFNRNGTGMGLAILGLVLFWTIGLIILPQLSMLDFSFRPNLPPPEIGGPKDVYTLENYKYLIYGPEGGSQDYNTVDLRVFFRTLVAAVCVTIFNLIICYPIAYYLGQSEGSHIRIFAIMLIIPYWINEILRAFALRIIFGETGVLNTLFMGLGIWDVPFDFIRNDIALYAGLGYAYILLMIFPMYNVIESLDKNQIEAARDLGAPWWRIHWRVVIPYAKPGISSGCTMVFMLSAGALAAPQILGGPSSLWFTQLIYQQFNDNNDWPQGAAYAIVLLVTCILFVLAVMRLFKVNMGDIGK; from the coding sequence ATGCCCCATTTTCTGAAGGAATTCTTCAACCGCAACGGAACCGGTATGGGCTTGGCGATCCTGGGCCTGGTTCTGTTCTGGACCATCGGCCTGATCATCCTGCCGCAGCTGTCGATGCTGGATTTCTCGTTCCGTCCGAACCTTCCGCCGCCAGAGATTGGCGGCCCTAAGGACGTCTATACTCTGGAGAACTACAAATACTTGATCTATGGCCCGGAGGGCGGCAGTCAGGACTATAACACAGTCGACCTGAGGGTGTTCTTCCGAACCCTTGTGGCCGCTGTTTGTGTGACAATCTTTAACCTGATCATCTGCTACCCGATTGCCTACTATTTGGGTCAATCCGAAGGCAGCCATATCCGCATCTTCGCGATCATGCTGATCATTCCCTATTGGATTAACGAGATTCTGCGGGCCTTTGCGTTGCGCATAATCTTCGGTGAGACCGGGGTGCTGAACACGCTGTTCATGGGATTGGGTATCTGGGATGTGCCGTTTGATTTCATCCGCAATGACATCGCGCTCTATGCAGGTCTTGGGTATGCCTACATCCTGCTGATGATCTTCCCGATGTACAACGTCATTGAAAGTCTGGACAAAAACCAGATCGAAGCGGCACGCGATCTGGGTGCGCCGTGGTGGCGAATACACTGGCGTGTGGTCATTCCCTACGCCAAGCCTGGTATCAGCTCGGGTTGTACCATGGTTTTCATGTTGTCTGCCGGTGCGTTGGCTGCACCGCAGATTCTGGGCGGTCCGTCCAGCTTGTGGTTCACACAGCTGATTTATCAGCAATTCAATGACAACAACGACTGGCCACAAGGGGCCGCGTACGCGATCGTCCTGCTGGTCACTTGTATCCTGTTCGTGCTGGCCGTTATGCGCCTGTTCAAAGTGAACATGGGGGATATCGGGAAATGA